A window of Blattabacterium cuenoti contains these coding sequences:
- a CDS encoding dicarboxylate/amino acid:cation symporter, whose amino-acid sequence MIIGMKVKKEKILLIAFLSFLAAILMHLSKSFFGVNKFTLCLLRYCVISLFMFYAFLKKDLTTWILLSIIIGIEIGLDQPKIAVELRFFSQIFLRLIKTIIAPILFSTLVVGIASHSNIKQLGSMGWKSLLYFEIVTTLALFVGLIAINVSQAGVGIVMPAGITEQQLPKVENRSWQETIIHVFPENFVKSIYHGDVLPIVVFSVIFGVSMVFLEEKKRNPILLFAESLSEIMFKFTKIIMYFAPIGVGSAIAYTVGHMGLDILYNLFQLLLTLYIALIIFLVVILYPILLWIKVPLKAFVKALTEPVSLAFATTSSESALPLLMENLEKLGVPRKIIAFVIPTGYSFNLDGTTLYLSLATVFVAQASGIPLSFSQQIIIGLTLILTSKGVAGVPRASLVILLSTVASFGLPTWPILAIIGIDELMDMARTTVNVIGNGLASCVIARSEGELNDKKMLEYNKN is encoded by the coding sequence ATGATTATTGGAATGAAAGTAAAAAAAGAAAAAATTTTGCTGATAGCATTTTTAAGTTTTTTAGCTGCTATTTTGATGCATTTGTCAAAATCTTTTTTCGGGGTCAATAAATTTACCCTTTGTTTATTAAGATATTGTGTTATCTCTCTTTTCATGTTTTATGCTTTTTTGAAAAAAGACTTAACCACTTGGATTTTGTTATCTATTATTATAGGAATAGAAATTGGATTAGATCAACCTAAAATAGCAGTAGAACTTAGATTTTTTTCTCAAATTTTTTTAAGATTAATTAAAACAATCATAGCACCTATTTTATTTTCAACTTTGGTAGTTGGAATTGCAAGTCATTCTAATATTAAACAATTAGGTAGTATGGGATGGAAATCTCTTTTATATTTTGAAATAGTGACAACGTTAGCTTTATTTGTTGGTCTTATAGCAATTAATGTATCTCAAGCTGGCGTTGGAATTGTTATGCCAGCAGGAATTACTGAACAACAATTACCTAAAGTAGAAAATAGATCTTGGCAAGAAACTATTATTCATGTATTTCCTGAAAATTTTGTGAAATCTATTTATCATGGTGATGTTTTACCAATTGTTGTATTTTCGGTAATTTTTGGAGTATCTATGGTGTTTTTGGAAGAAAAAAAAAGAAATCCTATACTGTTATTTGCAGAAAGTCTTTCAGAAATTATGTTTAAGTTTACGAAAATTATTATGTATTTTGCTCCTATTGGGGTTGGGTCAGCAATAGCTTATACTGTTGGGCACATGGGATTGGATATATTATATAATTTATTTCAATTATTATTGACTCTGTATATTGCTTTAATAATCTTTTTAGTAGTTATTTTATATCCTATTCTTTTATGGATAAAAGTACCTTTAAAAGCCTTTGTAAAGGCATTAACAGAACCTGTATCATTAGCTTTCGCTACTACAAGTTCAGAATCCGCTTTACCTCTTTTAATGGAAAATTTGGAAAAATTAGGAGTACCTCGTAAAATTATAGCTTTTGTAATTCCTACAGGTTATAGTTTTAATTTAGATGGAACTACACTTTATTTATCTTTAGCTACTGTATTTGTAGCGCAAGCTTCTGGAATACCACTTAGTTTTAGTCAGCAAATTATTATAGGATTAACTTTGATTTTAACTAGTAAAGGAGTTGCCGGAGTTCCTAGAGCATCTTTAGTAATACTTTTATCAACTGTAGCATCTTTTGGATTACCTACATGGCCAATATTAGCAATTATAGGAATAGATGAATTAATGGATATGGCTAGAACTACTGTAAACGTAATTGGCAATGGATTAGCAAGTTGTGTAATTGCTCGTTCAGAAGGAGAATTAAATGATAAAAAAATGTTGGAATACAATAAAAATTAA
- the mvaD gene encoding diphosphomevalonate decarboxylase, protein MIKKCWNTIKIKSVEGEILKKSPSNIAIIKYWGKQKNQIQIPLNSSMSYSLGSIYTVTKLIFYPRKGKQQLIRVFYYGKEKISFLPKILKFFKRISYYCSYLKHFNFIINTYNTFPHSSGLASSASSMSALALCIMEIEKKLQITFNKEFFFQKASFLARLGSGSACRSIYSGLVVWGYHKSIIGSNNLYAIPYPYKIHRIFKKIRNTILIIDDQPKYVSSSDGHKFMFNNPYYKERIKCANQNMDKMIYLLKTGNFQKFGELIEYEALNIHAMMMTSNPYFLCMKPSTLKVLYKVWQFRKISNHNVFFTLDAGANVHLLYPNQEQQDIMKWIYSSDLLYNCKKIINSYCK, encoded by the coding sequence ATGATAAAAAAATGTTGGAATACAATAAAAATTAAATCTGTCGAAGGAGAAATATTAAAAAAAAGTCCTTCCAATATAGCTATAATAAAATATTGGGGAAAACAAAAAAACCAAATTCAAATTCCATTAAATTCATCAATGAGTTATTCCCTAGGAAGTATTTATACCGTTACTAAACTAATTTTTTATCCTAGAAAAGGAAAACAACAATTAATTAGAGTTTTTTATTATGGAAAAGAAAAAATTAGTTTTCTTCCAAAAATATTAAAATTTTTTAAACGAATTTCATATTATTGTTCTTATTTAAAACATTTTAATTTTATAATTAATACTTATAATACTTTTCCACACAGTAGTGGATTAGCTTCTTCTGCATCATCTATGAGTGCATTAGCTTTATGTATCATGGAAATAGAAAAAAAATTACAAATTACTTTTAATAAAGAATTTTTTTTTCAAAAAGCATCTTTTTTAGCCCGTTTAGGTTCCGGTAGTGCATGCAGATCTATTTATTCTGGATTGGTAGTATGGGGATATCATAAATCGATAATAGGTAGCAATAATTTGTATGCTATTCCCTATCCTTATAAAATACATAGAATTTTTAAAAAGATAAGGAATACTATTTTAATTATAGATGACCAACCTAAATATGTTTCTAGTTCTGATGGACATAAATTTATGTTTAATAATCCTTATTATAAAGAACGAATAAAATGCGCAAATCAAAATATGGATAAAATGATTTATCTTCTTAAGACTGGAAATTTTCAAAAATTTGGAGAATTAATAGAATATGAAGCATTAAATATTCATGCTATGATGATGACTTCAAATCCTTATTTTTTATGTATGAAACCAAGTACTTTAAAAGTGCTTTATAAAGTATGGCAATTTCGAAAAATAAGCAACCATAATGTTTTTTTTACATTAGATGCAGGAGCAAATGTTCATTTGTTATATCCAAATCAAGAACAACAAGATATTATGAAATGGATTTATAGTAGTGATTTATTATATAATTGTAAAAAAATTATCAATAGTTATTGTAAATAA
- a CDS encoding pyridoxal phosphate-dependent aminotransferase translates to MNNRLSNRLKNLSYSQTLAMSKKARELKNKGYNVINLSLGEPDFNPPNFVLEEAKKAINEGYHYYTPVSGFIELREIICKKFYRDNGLTYHPSQIVVSTGAKQSIMNILLSLLNKNDEVIIPAPYWVSYYQMVKFCEATPVIIPTKMDTKFKINPQQLKKYITSKTKLFIFSTPCNPTGSVYSYQELNELAKFFKNYPKIIILSDEIYEHICYSEKHISIASFPEIYHQVITINGLSKSFSMTGWRIGYIGAPEWIAKSCDKIQGQITSCANSIAQRAAISALKVSSDKLGYMIQKFKKRRNLILNLIKEIPEFKVITPDGAFYLFPNVSSLFGTKYGDKIINNSEDLSNLLLNEAKVATVSGNAFGDKECLRISYASTESNIIEAFKRIKQVLG, encoded by the coding sequence ATGAACAATAGGTTGTCCAACAGATTAAAAAATCTATCTTATTCCCAAACTTTAGCTATGTCTAAGAAAGCGAGAGAACTAAAAAATAAAGGATACAATGTTATTAATTTAAGTTTAGGAGAACCTGACTTTAATCCTCCAAATTTTGTTCTAGAAGAAGCTAAAAAAGCGATTAACGAAGGATATCATTATTATACTCCAGTATCTGGATTTATAGAACTTCGAGAAATAATTTGTAAAAAATTCTATCGTGATAATGGACTCACGTATCATCCATCTCAAATTGTAGTTTCTACTGGAGCTAAACAATCTATTATGAATATTCTTTTATCTTTACTAAATAAAAATGATGAAGTCATTATTCCAGCACCATATTGGGTAAGTTATTATCAAATGGTAAAATTTTGTGAAGCAACTCCAGTGATTATTCCAACAAAAATGGATACCAAATTTAAGATTAATCCACAACAATTAAAAAAATATATTACATCTAAAACTAAGCTGTTTATTTTCAGTACTCCATGTAATCCTACTGGTAGTGTTTACTCATATCAAGAATTAAACGAATTAGCAAAATTTTTTAAAAATTATCCAAAAATTATTATTCTTTCTGATGAAATTTATGAACATATTTGCTATTCAGAGAAACACATAAGTATAGCTTCTTTTCCTGAGATATATCATCAAGTGATAACTATTAATGGATTATCCAAATCTTTTTCTATGACTGGATGGAGAATAGGATATATAGGTGCTCCAGAATGGATTGCAAAATCTTGTGATAAAATACAAGGACAAATTACTTCTTGCGCTAATTCTATAGCACAACGTGCTGCTATTTCAGCCTTAAAAGTATCTTCCGACAAATTAGGATATATGATACAAAAATTTAAGAAAAGAAGAAACTTAATTTTAAACTTAATTAAAGAAATACCGGAATTTAAAGTGATAACACCAGATGGGGCTTTTTATTTATTTCCAAATGTTTCATCTTTGTTTGGAACAAAGTATGGAGACAAAATTATTAATAATTCGGAAGATTTATCAAATTTATTACTTAATGAAGCGAAAGTAGCTACTGTTAGTGGAAATGCTTTTGGAGATAAAGAATGTTTGCGTATTTCGTATGCTTCCACAGAAAGTAATATTATAGAAGCTTTTAAAAGAATCAAACAAGTATTAGGTTAG
- the rsmG gene encoding 16S rRNA (guanine(527)-N(7))-methyltransferase RsmG has protein sequence MELIKKYFPNLLEFQIKQFSFLKILYEYWNNYVNLISRKTFNHFYKQHVLFCLGLAKIFYFYPGSIVMDLGTGGGFPGIPLSIFFPNTKFILVDSIYKKICIVNKIIYNLHLYNVHTMCSRAEQLENIKIDFVVSRAVAKIDKIQNWTKNKFRFKSNYNIQNGSFYFKGGDLTEELKNYPHAIEYPLINFFRDNYFCTKKIIWISNINNKTHES, from the coding sequence ATAGAATTAATTAAAAAATATTTTCCTAATCTATTGGAATTTCAAATCAAACAATTTTCTTTTTTGAAAATATTATATGAATATTGGAATAATTATGTCAATCTTATATCTAGAAAAACCTTCAATCATTTTTATAAACAACATGTTTTATTTTGTTTGGGTCTCGCAAAAATTTTCTATTTTTATCCTGGATCTATTGTAATGGATTTAGGAACAGGTGGGGGATTTCCAGGAATTCCATTATCAATTTTTTTTCCTAATACAAAATTTATATTAGTTGATTCTATATACAAAAAAATTTGTATTGTCAATAAAATTATTTACAATTTACATTTGTACAATGTACATACTATGTGTAGTCGTGCAGAACAATTAGAAAATATAAAAATTGATTTTGTTGTTAGCAGAGCTGTAGCTAAAATAGATAAAATACAAAATTGGACAAAAAATAAATTCAGATTTAAATCAAATTATAACATCCAAAATGGATCATTTTATTTCAAAGGAGGTGATTTGACCGAAGAATTAAAAAATTATCCTCATGCAATAGAATATCCTTTAATTAATTTTTTTAGAGACAATTATTTTTGTACTAAAAAAATAATTTGGATATCAAATATCAATAATAAAACACATGAATCCTAA
- a CDS encoding amidohydrolase family protein, which produces MNPKEILITKVKEKGGWVNAHAHLDRAYTLTKQNFKYAYYSIKQKWYLVDDMKRLATIDDIYMRMEKALEYFLIQGTQALCTFIDVDEIIEDRALKAAEQLRNNYGDYIHIRFANQVLKGVLDKTAKYWFDKSIEFVDIIGGLPSKDSGKEQEHLDILLETAKNHKKYVHVHVDQLNINNEKETEQLAKKTIEYGMQGKVAAIHSISLAAHDKTYRDKTYNLINKADLMVISCPIAWIDHKRSEQLTPSHNSITPVDEMITKGIVVAFGTDNICDIYKPFSDGNLWLELRVMLEACHYYDINNLVKIATENGLKVLGIKID; this is translated from the coding sequence ATGAATCCTAAAGAAATTTTGATTACAAAAGTCAAAGAAAAAGGAGGATGGGTAAATGCACATGCTCATTTGGATAGAGCTTATACTCTTACAAAACAAAATTTTAAATATGCCTATTATTCTATAAAACAAAAATGGTATTTAGTAGATGACATGAAACGTTTAGCTACAATAGACGATATTTATATGCGTATGGAAAAAGCATTAGAATATTTTTTAATACAAGGGACACAAGCTCTGTGTACATTTATTGATGTAGATGAAATTATAGAAGATCGAGCATTAAAAGCAGCTGAACAATTGAGAAATAATTATGGTGATTATATTCATATTCGTTTTGCTAATCAAGTCCTTAAAGGTGTATTGGATAAAACAGCAAAATATTGGTTTGACAAGTCCATAGAATTTGTCGATATTATAGGTGGATTACCATCTAAAGATAGTGGTAAAGAACAAGAGCATTTAGATATTTTATTGGAAACGGCTAAAAATCATAAAAAATATGTGCATGTGCATGTAGATCAATTGAATATTAATAATGAAAAAGAAACTGAACAACTTGCAAAAAAAACCATTGAATATGGAATGCAAGGAAAAGTAGCAGCAATTCATAGTATTTCTTTAGCTGCACACGATAAAACATATCGTGATAAAACATATAACTTAATTAACAAAGCAGATTTAATGGTAATATCTTGTCCTATCGCGTGGATTGATCACAAAAGAAGTGAACAATTAACTCCAAGTCATAATTCTATAACTCCTGTCGATGAAATGATTACTAAAGGGATTGTAGTAGCTTTTGGAACAGATAATATTTGTGACATATATAAACCATTTTCTGATGGTAATCTATGGCTTGAATTGCGTGTTATGTTAGAAGCTTGTCATTATTATGATATAAATAATTTAGTGAAAATAGCTACAGAAAATGGATTAAAAGTTTTAGGAATCAAAATTGATTAA
- the lysS gene encoding lysine--tRNA ligase gives MSNFDNSSEQQIIRIKKLYKLKSLGIDPYPAKEYEISHLIGTIKFIDKKKICIAGRLIRLRILGKASFGEIQDHTGRIQSYFKNFSYSSYSSITDKEKPNFYNIFFKQRLIDIGDIIGVEGFLFKTKMNEITIYVQEFTLLSKSLRPLPQVKVDNKNKKIYDAFSNIEQRYRMRYVDLIVNDHVKNIFLIRTRIFKEIRNFLDQKGYLEVETPILQSIPGGAIARPFKTYHNTLGIPLYLRIANELYLKRLIIGGFHGVYEFSKNFRNEGMDRMHNPEFTVLELYVAYKDYYWMMNFTEQLMKYLYEKILETNEIYNFQNNFVTLQSSFPRIPIIESIQQHTGFNIQNMNINELIEICKQLKIEVKQEISKAKLIENIFKEKCETNYKYPTFITDYPIEMSPLSKQHRQNPNLSERFELIINGTEIANAYSELNDPIDQLNRFRKQMKLSDKEKDESMFLDQDFIRSLEFGMPPTSGIGIGIDRLVMLMTKQNSIQEVLLFPQMRPEIKK, from the coding sequence ATGTCTAATTTTGACAATTCTTCAGAACAGCAAATTATACGCATAAAAAAATTATATAAATTAAAATCATTAGGAATAGATCCTTATCCAGCGAAAGAATATGAAATATCTCATTTAATTGGAACTATAAAGTTTATAGATAAAAAAAAAATTTGTATTGCTGGACGTTTAATACGTTTACGTATTTTAGGAAAAGCGTCTTTTGGAGAAATTCAGGATCATACAGGACGTATACAAAGTTATTTTAAAAATTTTTCTTATTCATCTTATTCATCAATAACAGACAAAGAAAAACCAAATTTTTACAATATTTTTTTTAAACAAAGACTTATAGATATAGGAGATATTATTGGAGTAGAAGGTTTTTTATTTAAAACTAAAATGAATGAAATCACAATTTATGTACAAGAATTCACTCTTCTTTCTAAATCTTTGCGTCCTTTACCACAAGTAAAAGTAGATAACAAAAATAAAAAAATATATGATGCTTTTTCAAATATAGAACAACGGTATAGAATGCGTTATGTTGATCTTATTGTGAACGATCATGTAAAAAATATTTTTTTAATAAGAACACGAATTTTTAAAGAAATTAGAAATTTTTTAGACCAAAAAGGTTATTTAGAAGTCGAAACACCTATATTACAATCTATTCCTGGAGGTGCAATTGCACGTCCTTTTAAAACCTATCATAATACGCTTGGAATTCCTTTGTATTTAAGAATTGCTAATGAACTGTATTTAAAAAGATTAATTATTGGAGGATTTCATGGAGTCTATGAATTTTCTAAAAATTTTAGAAATGAAGGTATGGATCGTATGCATAATCCAGAATTTACGGTTTTAGAACTGTATGTAGCGTATAAAGATTATTATTGGATGATGAATTTTACAGAACAATTAATGAAATATCTTTATGAAAAAATTTTAGAAACTAATGAAATATATAATTTTCAAAACAATTTTGTAACATTACAATCATCATTTCCTAGAATCCCAATTATAGAATCTATTCAACAACATACTGGATTTAATATTCAAAATATGAATATAAATGAGTTAATAGAAATTTGTAAACAATTGAAGATAGAGGTAAAACAAGAAATTAGTAAAGCAAAATTAATTGAAAATATTTTTAAAGAAAAATGTGAAACAAATTATAAATATCCAACTTTTATTACTGATTATCCTATTGAAATGAGTCCTTTATCAAAACAACATCGCCAAAATCCAAATTTATCAGAACGTTTTGAACTGATTATTAATGGAACAGAAATTGCTAATGCATATTCAGAACTTAATGATCCTATTGATCAATTAAATCGATTTCGAAAACAAATGAAACTATCAGACAAAGAAAAAGATGAATCAATGTTTCTTGATCAAGATTTTATACGGTCTTTAGAATTTGGAATGCCACCCACTTCAGGAATTGGAATTGGAATAGATAGACTAGTTATGTTAATGACAAAACAAAATTCTATTCAAGAAGTATTATTATTTCCTCAAATGCGTCCAGAAATTAAAAAATAA
- the lipB gene encoding lipoyl(octanoyl) transferase LipB: MINKILFFEDLGKKEYQETWQYQKTLFNQLLKQKKLKKKLYDYNSVGYLLFVEHPHVYTIGKNGNHKNLLVSYDFLNKIGIPIYETDRGGDITYHGPGQLVIYPILDMDYFFPDIHKYLRCLEIMIIHFLKYYGIKGQILQGKTGVWLLNENSGKIKKICSIGIRMSRWVTMHGIAININTNLRYFDHIIPCGIKNKKMTSLKEELKQEHMSFSEAKNIVKQSFKKIFQVILYHQ, from the coding sequence ATGATAAATAAAATCCTATTTTTCGAGGATTTAGGAAAAAAAGAATATCAAGAAACTTGGCAATATCAAAAAACTTTATTCAATCAACTACTTAAACAAAAAAAATTAAAAAAAAAGTTATATGATTATAATTCAGTTGGATATTTATTGTTTGTAGAACATCCTCATGTATATACTATAGGAAAAAATGGAAATCATAAAAATTTATTAGTATCTTACGATTTTTTAAACAAAATAGGAATTCCTATTTATGAAACAGACAGAGGAGGAGATATTACTTATCATGGACCTGGACAATTAGTTATATATCCAATTTTGGATATGGATTATTTTTTCCCAGATATTCATAAATATTTACGTTGTTTGGAAATAATGATTATTCATTTTTTAAAATATTATGGAATAAAAGGACAAATATTACAAGGAAAAACTGGAGTTTGGTTATTAAATGAAAATAGTGGAAAAATTAAAAAGATATGTTCAATAGGAATTAGGATGAGTCGTTGGGTCACCATGCATGGTATTGCCATTAATATAAATACCAACCTGCGATATTTTGATCATATTATTCCCTGCGGAATTAAAAATAAAAAAATGACTTCTTTAAAAGAAGAATTAAAACAAGAACATATGTCTTTTTCTGAAGCAAAAAATATAGTAAAACAATCTTTTAAAAAAATTTTTCAAGTTATTTTATACCACCAATAA
- the mtaB gene encoding tRNA (N(6)-L-threonylcarbamoyladenosine(37)-C(2))-methylthiotransferase MtaB, translating into MSKIKIAFYTIGCKLNYAETSTISRQFSNLIYQHVGHEDVADIYVINNCSVTKNAENEFHYIIRTLMHKNEKAFVIAIGCYTQLNPKAISYIKGVDLVLGYEAKCNITNYISFPLSKRYPATIISRKTYPLSKIYPYTIISRKTYTFFSSYSIGERTRSFLKIQDGCDYRCSYCIIPITRGPSRSDSLDNILNKIKYIFNKGVKEIVLTGVNIGDYGKKIYGNYNRRSYTFFDLIQAIDEIKEKGRIRLSSIEPNLLKTECIEFLSKSNHFVPHFHIPLQSGSNYILGKMQRRYNIELYKDKIKYILHCDPDAYIGSDVIVGFPGETHQHFLETYWFLEKLNISSLHVFSYSNRPKTKSINFHNDLSKKRKSQRNKILRHLSKTKYISFCERQINKKKVVLVENNHFKRKYLYGYTENYIRTKILYNPIFQNTFQKVILMKIDPKDGMMIATSIA; encoded by the coding sequence ATGAGTAAAATCAAAATTGCATTTTATACTATTGGTTGTAAACTTAATTATGCAGAAACCTCTACAATATCCAGACAATTTTCTAATTTAATATATCAACATGTTGGCCACGAAGATGTTGCAGATATTTATGTGATTAATAATTGTTCTGTCACAAAAAATGCTGAAAATGAATTTCATTATATTATTCGTACCTTAATGCATAAAAATGAAAAAGCTTTTGTTATTGCAATAGGATGTTATACTCAACTGAATCCAAAAGCAATTTCTTATATCAAAGGAGTAGATCTGGTTTTAGGTTATGAAGCAAAATGTAATATCACAAATTATATATCTTTTCCATTATCAAAAAGATATCCAGCTACAATAATATCTAGAAAAACATATCCATTATCAAAAATATATCCATATACAATAATATCTAGAAAAACATATACTTTTTTTTCTTCTTATTCTATTGGAGAACGAACTCGTTCTTTTTTAAAAATTCAAGATGGTTGTGATTACCGATGTAGTTATTGCATTATTCCTATAACAAGAGGACCATCTAGATCTGATAGTTTAGACAATATTTTAAATAAAATTAAATATATTTTCAATAAAGGCGTTAAAGAAATTGTATTAACTGGTGTTAATATAGGAGATTATGGAAAGAAAATATATGGAAACTATAATCGACGTTCCTATACTTTTTTTGATTTAATACAGGCAATAGATGAAATAAAAGAAAAAGGTAGAATACGTTTATCATCCATTGAGCCTAATTTATTGAAAACAGAATGTATTGAATTTTTATCTAAAAGTAATCATTTTGTTCCTCATTTTCATATTCCTTTGCAATCTGGAAGTAACTATATTTTAGGAAAAATGCAAAGACGTTATAACATAGAACTTTACAAAGATAAAATTAAATATATATTACATTGTGATCCTGATGCTTATATAGGTTCTGATGTTATTGTAGGGTTTCCAGGAGAAACACATCAACATTTTTTGGAAACATATTGGTTTTTAGAAAAATTAAATATTTCTTCTTTGCATGTATTTTCTTATTCTAATAGACCAAAAACAAAATCTATCAATTTTCATAATGATTTATCTAAAAAAAGAAAAAGTCAAAGAAATAAAATATTAAGACATTTATCAAAAACAAAATATATTTCTTTTTGTGAAAGACAGATTAATAAGAAAAAAGTTGTATTAGTTGAAAACAATCATTTTAAAAGAAAATATTTATATGGATATACAGAAAACTATATTAGAACGAAAATACTTTACAATCCAATATTTCAAAATACTTTTCAAAAAGTGATTTTAATGAAAATTGATCCAAAAGATGGAATGATGATAGCTACATCAATTGCATAA
- a CDS encoding peroxiredoxin has product MNNLIGKQAPNFSASAVLNGKNIVQNFTLEQFHGKKYVILLFYPKDFTFVCPTELYVFQDNLKNFQSKNVQLIAISTDSEQAHWSWLQIPKKQGGICGITYPLVSDINKIISYNYGVLSGEWIYNKESLFVKTQGELIAYRGLFIIDIKGIIRHILINDFPLGRNVNEAIRIVDALQSYEQNGEVCPANWKKGEKTMKANYSGLLDYLSE; this is encoded by the coding sequence ATGAATAACTTAATTGGAAAACAAGCTCCTAATTTTTCAGCATCTGCAGTATTGAATGGTAAAAATATTGTACAAAATTTTACTTTAGAACAGTTTCACGGAAAAAAATATGTCATTCTTTTATTTTATCCCAAGGATTTTACTTTTGTTTGCCCTACAGAATTATATGTTTTTCAAGACAATTTGAAAAATTTTCAATCTAAAAATGTACAACTTATTGCAATTTCTACGGATTCAGAACAAGCTCATTGGAGTTGGTTACAAATTCCAAAAAAACAAGGTGGTATATGTGGTATTACATATCCTTTAGTATCTGATATTAATAAAATTATATCTTACAATTATGGAGTTTTATCTGGTGAATGGATTTATAATAAAGAGTCTTTATTTGTTAAAACTCAGGGAGAGTTAATAGCTTATAGAGGGTTGTTTATAATAGATATAAAAGGAATTATTAGACATATTCTAATTAATGATTTTCCTTTAGGAAGAAATGTTAATGAAGCAATTAGAATTGTAGATGCACTTCAATCTTATGAACAAAACGGAGAAGTATGTCCTGCTAATTGGAAAAAAGGAGAAAAAACTATGAAAGCTAATTATAGTGGACTTTTGGATTATTTATCTGAATGA